In Janibacter alkaliphilus, the following proteins share a genomic window:
- a CDS encoding amino acid ABC transporter ATP-binding protein has product MALLEMRGVRKSFGDHVVLRDVSLSVEAGQCVVLIGASGSGKSTLLRCANLLEVVDDGVIEVDGQEITDPRVDADEVRSTMGLVFQSYNLFPHLSVLENVTLAPRKVHKVAKGEAEERAHAALADVGLAEKAHARPDDLSGGQQQRVAIARALVNRPRLLLLDEVTSALDPELVGEVLELLGRLRSEGMTMLLNTHEIDFARDVADHVCFLHAGTVHESGTAEQVIGDPQQERTRAFLSRVRR; this is encoded by the coding sequence ATGGCGCTGCTGGAGATGCGCGGGGTGCGCAAGTCCTTCGGCGACCACGTCGTGCTGCGGGACGTGTCGCTGTCGGTGGAGGCCGGGCAGTGCGTCGTGCTCATCGGCGCCTCGGGGTCGGGCAAGTCGACGCTGCTGCGCTGCGCCAACCTGCTCGAGGTCGTCGACGACGGGGTGATCGAGGTCGACGGGCAGGAGATCACCGACCCGCGGGTGGACGCCGACGAGGTGCGCTCGACGATGGGGCTGGTCTTCCAGAGCTACAACCTCTTCCCGCACCTGTCGGTGCTGGAGAACGTCACCCTGGCGCCGCGCAAGGTGCACAAGGTGGCGAAGGGGGAGGCAGAAGAGCGGGCGCACGCGGCGCTGGCCGACGTGGGCCTGGCAGAGAAGGCGCACGCCCGTCCGGACGACCTCTCCGGTGGCCAGCAGCAACGGGTGGCGATCGCCCGGGCGCTGGTCAACCGGCCGCGGCTGCTGCTGCTGGACGAGGTGACCTCGGCGCTGGACCCCGAGCTCGTCGGCGAGGTGCTCGAGCTGCTGGGGCGGCTGCGCAGCGAGGGGATGACCATGCTGCTCAACACCCACGAGATCGACTTCGCCCGAGACGTCGCCGACCACGTGTGCTTCCTGCACGCCGGGACGGTGCACGAGTCGGGGACGGCCGAGCAGGTCATCGGCGACCCGCAGCAGGAGCGGACCCGGGCGTTCCTGTCGCGGGTGCGCCGCTAG
- a CDS encoding ABC transporter permease subunit: MSTSTSEPGTDAWEPSAHEREREAYRRKQTIRSAAIAAVSTIVVVGGAALAVVSSPGWPRVQETYFSWDKAVDSFPAVLDGLWLNIRVTVLCALLILLVSLTVAIARTLRGPVAFPLRLLGTAYVDTFRGLPLLLVLFLLGFGGPALELQGLPTSALFWGASALVLSYSAYVAEVFRAGIESVHASQRLASRSLGLSHAQTLRHVVLPQAWRRVLPPLMNDLVSLQKDSGLIAVLGVVDAIRAAQIETASDFNYTPYVVAGVLFICLTVPMARLTDAFARRQGFHGAGGML; encoded by the coding sequence GTGAGCACCAGCACCTCTGAGCCGGGCACCGACGCCTGGGAGCCCTCGGCGCACGAGCGCGAGCGGGAGGCCTACCGGCGCAAGCAGACCATCCGCAGCGCGGCGATCGCCGCGGTCAGCACGATCGTCGTCGTCGGCGGCGCCGCGCTGGCCGTGGTCAGCTCGCCGGGCTGGCCGCGGGTGCAGGAGACCTACTTCTCCTGGGACAAGGCGGTCGACTCCTTCCCGGCGGTGCTCGACGGGCTGTGGCTGAACATCCGGGTGACCGTGCTGTGCGCGCTGCTCATCCTGCTGGTCAGCCTCACCGTGGCGATCGCGCGGACGCTGCGGGGGCCGGTGGCCTTCCCGCTGCGGCTGCTCGGCACCGCCTACGTCGACACCTTCCGCGGGCTGCCGCTGCTGCTCGTGCTCTTCCTGCTCGGCTTCGGCGGGCCGGCGCTGGAGCTGCAGGGGCTGCCCACGTCGGCGCTCTTCTGGGGAGCCAGCGCGCTGGTGCTCAGCTACTCCGCCTACGTGGCCGAGGTCTTCCGCGCCGGCATCGAGTCGGTGCACGCCAGCCAGCGGCTGGCCTCCCGCTCGCTCGGGCTGAGCCACGCGCAGACGCTGCGGCATGTCGTGCTGCCGCAGGCCTGGCGCCGGGTGCTGCCGCCGCTGATGAACGACCTCGTGTCGCTGCAGAAGGACTCCGGGCTCATCGCCGTGCTCGGTGTCGTCGACGCGATCCGGGCGGCGCAGATCGAGACGGCCAGCGACTTCAACTACACGCCGTACGTTGTCGCCGGGGTGCTCTTCATCTGCCTCACCGTGCCGATGGCCAGGTTGACCGATGCCTTCGCCCGGCGACAGGGCTTCCACGGTGCGGGCGGGATGCTCTGA
- a CDS encoding transporter substrate-binding domain-containing protein gives MRATRSTLALLSLGGLLAAGCTAPAEESETSSSASQDCSKESLETLEEGTLTVATDDPAYEPWFVDNEPSNGEGYESAVAFAIAEELGFAEDEVTWTTATFNTVVAPGDKDFDLDLNQVSISDERKQSVDFSSGYYDVRQTVVTTEGSPLADVTSVDELAESTLGAQVGTTSYTAITDTIQPGPDPSTYDTNDQAVQALKNGQIDGIVVDLPTAYYMTAAQLDDGVIVGQLPAEEQPEQFGAVLAKDSPLTGCVTQAVDALREDGTLEELQQEWLTEQGAPELS, from the coding sequence GTGCGCGCCACCCGATCCACCCTCGCCCTGCTCTCCCTCGGCGGCCTGCTGGCCGCCGGCTGCACCGCTCCCGCCGAGGAGTCCGAGACCTCGTCGTCCGCGTCGCAGGACTGCTCGAAGGAGTCGTTGGAGACTCTCGAGGAGGGCACCCTGACGGTGGCCACCGACGACCCGGCCTACGAGCCGTGGTTCGTCGACAACGAGCCGAGCAACGGCGAGGGCTACGAGTCGGCGGTCGCCTTCGCCATCGCCGAGGAGCTGGGCTTCGCCGAGGACGAGGTCACCTGGACCACGGCCACCTTCAACACGGTGGTGGCCCCCGGCGACAAGGACTTCGACCTCGACCTCAACCAGGTCTCGATCAGCGACGAGCGCAAGCAGTCCGTGGACTTCTCCTCCGGCTACTACGACGTGCGCCAGACCGTGGTCACCACCGAGGGCTCCCCGCTGGCCGACGTCACCAGCGTGGACGAGCTGGCCGAGAGCACGCTGGGCGCGCAGGTCGGCACGACGAGCTACACCGCGATCACCGACACCATCCAGCCCGGCCCCGACCCGTCGACCTACGACACCAACGACCAGGCCGTGCAGGCGCTGAAGAACGGGCAGATCGACGGGATCGTCGTCGACCTGCCGACCGCCTACTACATGACCGCGGCCCAGCTCGACGACGGCGTCATCGTCGGCCAGCTGCCGGCCGAGGAGCAGCCGGAGCAGTTCGGCGCGGTGCTGGCGAAGGACAGCCCGCTCACCGGTTGCGTGACCCAGGCCGTGGACGCGCTGCGCGAGGACGGCACGCTCGAGGAGCTGCAGCAGGAGTGGCTCACCGAGCAGGGCGCGCCCGAGCTGTCGTGA
- a CDS encoding DUF1330 domain-containing protein encodes MAIDPTGADLKAFLADRPDEPVVMLNLLRFRDGGQESYARYAEAVTTTFLPRYGGEVVYSGDGSSPLVAEDGQAWDAVLLVRYPTRRAFSEMVADPEYQQVTHLRSQALAEAVLQPTTPSG; translated from the coding sequence ATGGCGATCGACCCGACCGGAGCCGACCTCAAGGCCTTCCTGGCCGACCGACCCGACGAGCCGGTGGTGATGCTCAACCTGCTGCGCTTCCGCGACGGCGGGCAGGAGAGCTACGCCCGCTACGCCGAGGCGGTGACCACCACCTTCCTGCCGCGCTACGGCGGCGAGGTGGTCTACTCCGGCGACGGGTCGAGCCCGCTGGTCGCCGAGGACGGCCAGGCGTGGGACGCGGTGCTGCTGGTGCGCTACCCGACCCGGCGCGCCTTCAGCGAGATGGTCGCCGACCCCGAGTACCAGCAGGTCACGCACCTGCGGTCGCAGGCGCTGGCCGAGGCGGTGCTGCAGCCCACGACCCCCTCGGGCTGA
- a CDS encoding class I SAM-dependent methyltransferase, with the protein MPVPRPFAEVWPAAEPIDGWLTRDQAQVLHEQAARVAPGLVVEIGNHLGRSTVVLGASGAEVAAIDPFPSGWKYGGEDTAARFAANLRTAAVHDAVTQHPRPSTDVLADWETPIRMLYVDGKHDARSCLQDLGWTRHLGRGDRFLVHDAFTSVGVTLALLWWLVTDRRSRYLGRTGSLALYEMTRPTVTDRARVLGELPWFARNLLVKVLLRLRQRRLARLLGHTIAADPY; encoded by the coding sequence GTGCCCGTCCCCCGCCCCTTCGCCGAGGTCTGGCCGGCCGCCGAGCCGATCGACGGCTGGCTGACCCGCGACCAGGCCCAGGTGCTGCACGAGCAGGCGGCCCGGGTCGCCCCCGGGCTCGTCGTCGAGATCGGCAACCACCTCGGCCGCTCCACCGTCGTGCTCGGCGCCAGCGGCGCCGAGGTGGCGGCCATCGACCCCTTCCCCTCGGGCTGGAAGTACGGCGGCGAGGACACCGCGGCCCGCTTCGCCGCGAACCTGCGCACGGCCGCTGTGCACGACGCGGTCACCCAGCACCCGCGGCCGAGCACCGACGTGCTCGCGGACTGGGAGACGCCGATCCGGATGCTCTACGTCGACGGCAAGCACGACGCCCGCTCGTGCCTGCAGGACCTCGGCTGGACCCGGCACCTCGGGCGGGGCGACCGCTTCCTGGTGCACGACGCCTTCACCTCGGTGGGGGTGACCCTGGCGCTGCTGTGGTGGCTGGTCACCGACCGTCGCTCGCGCTACCTGGGGCGTACCGGCAGCCTGGCGCTGTACGAGATGACCCGGCCCACCGTCACCGACCGGGCGCGGGTGCTGGGCGAGCTGCCGTGGTTCGCCCGCAACCTGCTCGTGAAGGTGCTGCTGCGGCTGCGGCAGCGTCGGCTGGCCCGGCTGCTCGGGCACACCATCGCCGCCGACCCCTACTGA
- a CDS encoding phosphotransferase — protein MSPSTSDAEQPTPTPFVEEVATQAWLEQARTWIGDRLAEHGLTVDGEIEQTRVRPWSTQLVAPTADGPAWFKAGCPSMAFEPALHLALAELAPAEVDRPLGTDPERGWILTRDRGQTLAATRPPTTVDWARVVRDSARLQRRLREHRERLLTTGLPDRPPASAPERFDALLAGLRSLPPTHPSYLTGREEQAFAGRRDRVVEAAAAITEAGLPLSLQHGDLHPNNVLIVDDDLRVFDFGDALWGCALEVLRVPQAMIEEQPEVVADTVLEAYVEGWEGDLDLADVRRLWDDVSIVWAVGRAETWFGAVRDAPRASLADWGVAARHHLGWALGLE, from the coding sequence ATGTCCCCGAGCACGTCCGACGCGGAGCAGCCCACGCCGACGCCCTTCGTCGAGGAGGTGGCGACCCAGGCGTGGCTGGAGCAGGCGCGGACCTGGATCGGCGACCGCCTCGCCGAGCACGGGCTCACGGTCGACGGTGAGATCGAGCAGACCCGGGTGCGGCCCTGGTCGACCCAGCTCGTCGCCCCCACCGCCGACGGACCGGCCTGGTTCAAGGCGGGCTGCCCGTCGATGGCCTTCGAGCCGGCGCTGCACCTGGCCCTGGCGGAGCTCGCCCCGGCCGAGGTGGACCGGCCCCTCGGGACCGACCCCGAGCGCGGCTGGATCCTCACCCGCGACCGCGGCCAGACCCTGGCGGCGACCCGGCCACCGACGACCGTCGACTGGGCCCGGGTGGTGCGCGACTCGGCTCGGCTGCAGCGCCGGCTGCGCGAGCACCGCGAGCGGCTGCTGACGACCGGGCTGCCGGACCGGCCACCGGCGAGCGCGCCGGAGCGCTTCGACGCGCTGCTCGCCGGGCTGCGCTCGCTGCCGCCGACGCACCCCTCCTACCTCACCGGGCGCGAGGAGCAGGCCTTCGCCGGACGACGCGACCGGGTGGTGGAGGCTGCGGCCGCGATCACCGAGGCCGGGCTGCCGCTGTCCCTGCAGCACGGCGACCTGCACCCGAACAACGTGCTCATCGTCGACGACGACCTGCGGGTCTTCGACTTCGGCGACGCCCTCTGGGGGTGCGCGCTGGAGGTGCTGCGGGTGCCGCAGGCGATGATCGAGGAGCAGCCCGAGGTGGTCGCCGACACCGTGCTCGAGGCCTACGTCGAGGGCTGGGAGGGCGACCTCGACCTGGCCGACGTGCGGCGGCTGTGGGACGACGTCTCGATCGTCTGGGCGGTCGGGCGGGCCGAGACCTGGTTCGGCGCGGTGCGGGACGCGCCGCGCGCCTCGCTGGCGGACTGGGGCGTCGCGGCCCGGCACCACCTGGGGTGGGCGCTCGGGCTGGAGTGA
- a CDS encoding DUF2330 domain-containing protein — translation MRQGRGARSRARAAVTLGRAALVAVLVALLQVGGLAAPTWACACGGLEPLADGGPVVIDGETALVRHDGQTEDILLSFDMATDSESAALILPLPARAQLSLADTDTFEDLYERTRPEVVERTRWRGLGMPGFGMSGDGSGGAQVGSGVDVLEQRELGPFTVTQLTSDDAGAVTDWLGEHDYRVREPVVEATQPYLDEGWVIAAIQLSPGAEADGFDGGLQPVRASFPSDEMVYPMRMQAEAERSLPVRIYTLTEHRTVPALGDVEPELKFAGDISGDVTDGTTLAELTDGAGYLTRHDLTVRPEDATTDMTFAADSTDAPYREQVVHWQDAPWVLRLFIPSAGTFLAWAVIVPVLAVPTLLVVMLRRAWRAGQGPG, via the coding sequence ATGAGGCAGGGACGAGGTGCGCGCTCGCGCGCCAGGGCGGCCGTGACGCTCGGCCGCGCGGCGCTGGTCGCGGTGCTGGTGGCGCTGCTGCAGGTCGGCGGCCTGGCCGCACCGACCTGGGCGTGCGCCTGCGGCGGGCTGGAGCCCCTGGCCGACGGTGGCCCGGTGGTCATCGACGGGGAGACCGCGCTGGTGCGTCACGACGGGCAGACCGAGGACATCCTGCTCTCCTTCGACATGGCCACCGACTCAGAGTCGGCGGCCCTCATCCTGCCGCTGCCGGCCCGGGCCCAGCTCTCCCTCGCCGACACCGACACCTTCGAGGACCTCTACGAGCGCACCCGCCCCGAGGTCGTCGAGCGCACCCGCTGGCGCGGTCTCGGGATGCCCGGCTTCGGCATGTCGGGGGACGGCTCCGGAGGCGCCCAGGTCGGCAGCGGGGTGGACGTCCTCGAGCAGCGCGAGCTCGGCCCCTTCACCGTCACCCAGCTGACCTCGGACGACGCCGGCGCGGTCACCGACTGGCTCGGCGAGCACGACTACCGGGTGCGGGAGCCGGTCGTCGAGGCGACCCAGCCCTACCTCGACGAGGGCTGGGTGATCGCCGCGATCCAGCTCTCCCCCGGAGCCGAGGCGGACGGCTTCGACGGCGGGCTGCAGCCGGTCCGGGCGAGCTTCCCCAGCGACGAGATGGTCTACCCGATGCGGATGCAGGCCGAGGCCGAGCGCAGCCTGCCGGTGCGGATCTACACCCTCACCGAGCACCGCACCGTGCCGGCCCTCGGCGACGTCGAGCCCGAGCTGAAGTTCGCCGGAGACATCTCCGGGGACGTCACAGATGGTACGACCCTGGCCGAGCTGACCGACGGCGCCGGCTACCTCACCCGGCACGACCTCACGGTCCGGCCCGAGGACGCGACGACCGACATGACCTTCGCCGCCGACTCCACCGACGCGCCGTACCGGGAGCAGGTCGTGCACTGGCAGGACGCGCCGTGGGTGCTGCGGCTCTTCATCCCCTCGGCCGGCACCTTCCTCGCCTGGGCGGTCATCGTGCCGGTGCTGGCGGTCCCGACCCTGCTGGTGGTGATGCTGCGGCGCGCCTGGCGGGCCGGTCAGGGCCCCGGCTGA
- a CDS encoding mechanosensitive ion channel: MDSFEDINWAEMAINAVTVIAILVVTWLIAMAVRWAVAKLVTRIPALQRTGSDGQTLGSSIGSIASLLVWLLGLVAVLQVFSLDQVLSPITSMLDTVLGYLPNLIGAAFVFFIGALIAKIVRQLIETSLATVDLGKIAGSASQRVAGATDLRGGPPSGQPAPPSGQPAPPQGQSAQGPSGGQGDGPSIGSTIATIVYALIMIVVAIAALQILGISSISRPAEQMLTTIFDALPSIVAAAIILGIGVVIARFAGDLLGQILSGVRVDKALREAEVLPEGSSAVPTITKIAQVAIVLFFSVMAAQMLGFPQITTFLSEVLALGGRVLFGGAIIAAGFYVAGLLARAITGIAGQVVRWATIILFAAMGLTYMGVADSIIELAFGSLVVGSAVAAALAFGLGGRETAARVLEKVESKARAARAAERPAAAGQAAQEDEPEQ; encoded by the coding sequence GTGGACTCGTTCGAGGACATCAACTGGGCCGAGATGGCCATCAACGCGGTGACCGTCATCGCGATCCTGGTGGTCACCTGGCTCATCGCCATGGCGGTCCGGTGGGCCGTCGCCAAGCTGGTCACCCGGATCCCGGCGCTGCAGCGCACCGGCAGCGACGGACAGACGCTGGGGAGCTCGATCGGCAGCATCGCCTCGTTGCTCGTCTGGCTGCTCGGCCTGGTCGCCGTGCTCCAGGTCTTCAGCCTGGACCAGGTGCTCAGCCCGATCACCTCGATGCTCGACACCGTGCTGGGCTACCTGCCCAACCTCATCGGTGCCGCCTTCGTCTTCTTCATCGGCGCACTCATCGCGAAGATCGTGCGTCAGCTCATCGAGACCAGCCTGGCCACCGTGGACCTTGGCAAGATCGCCGGTTCCGCCTCGCAGCGGGTGGCCGGTGCCACCGACCTGCGCGGCGGCCCGCCGTCCGGCCAGCCCGCCCCGCCGTCGGGTCAGCCCGCTCCGCCGCAGGGCCAGTCGGCGCAGGGCCCCTCGGGCGGCCAGGGCGACGGTCCGTCGATCGGGTCGACGATCGCGACGATCGTCTACGCGCTGATCATGATCGTCGTGGCCATCGCGGCCCTGCAGATCCTCGGGATCTCCTCGATCTCGCGGCCGGCCGAGCAGATGCTCACGACGATCTTCGACGCGCTGCCGAGCATCGTCGCCGCGGCGATCATCCTCGGCATCGGCGTCGTCATCGCCCGCTTCGCCGGCGACCTGCTGGGCCAGATCCTCTCCGGGGTCCGGGTCGACAAGGCGCTGCGCGAGGCCGAGGTGCTGCCCGAGGGGTCCAGCGCGGTCCCGACGATCACGAAGATCGCCCAGGTCGCCATCGTCCTGTTCTTCTCGGTGATGGCCGCGCAGATGCTGGGCTTCCCGCAGATCACCACCTTCCTCTCCGAGGTGCTCGCCCTCGGTGGCCGGGTGCTCTTCGGCGGGGCGATCATCGCCGCCGGCTTCTACGTCGCCGGGCTGCTGGCCCGGGCGATCACCGGGATCGCCGGTCAGGTGGTCCGGTGGGCGACGATCATCCTCTTCGCCGCGATGGGCCTGACCTACATGGGCGTCGCCGACTCGATCATCGAGCTGGCCTTCGGCTCGCTGGTCGTCGGGTCCGCGGTCGCCGCGGCGCTCGCCTTCGGTCTGGGTGGCCGGGAGACCGCCGCCCGGGTCCTGGAGAAGGTGGAGTCCAAGGCTCGCGCCGCCCGCGCAGCGGAGCGGCCGGCAGCCGCCGGTCAGGCGGCGCAGGAGGACGAGCCGGAGCAGTGA
- a CDS encoding alpha-hydroxy-acid oxidizing protein, which produces MGNNDGSRGAGRAAQDAIYRPGTLGLTPRVPTDTDALERRARRAMSRRAWAYVAGGAGTGTTVDANRAAFDRWQVVPRVLHGTDRRDLSTTVLGTDLAAPLMLAPVGAAALVAPDADVRIAEGAHTAGIPYVFSSQGGCPMEQTASAMAGTPFWYQLYWSSDEGLVDSMIGRAEAAGAQALVVTLDTTMLGWRTQDLDLGSLPFARGQGIAQYTSDPRFMELVRERLAASTSGGAAGLGLDPRRPLRLARGVAGAAAALLSISRAHPGRTLDNLRSPEPRAAVETFLDIYSNPALSWEHLATLRERTRLPIVLKGVLHEDDARRALDSGVDALVVSNHGGRQVDRSIAALDALVTIREAVGPEATLLLDSGVRTGADLFVALALGADAALLGRPHVYGLALDGAAGVAAVIDAVIAELDLTMGLVGVPDIAGITRELLRPAP; this is translated from the coding sequence ATGGGTAACAACGACGGGTCGCGCGGCGCTGGACGGGCCGCCCAGGACGCCATCTACCGCCCCGGCACCCTCGGGCTCACCCCCCGGGTGCCCACCGACACCGACGCCCTGGAGCGCCGCGCCCGACGGGCGATGAGCCGACGGGCGTGGGCCTACGTCGCCGGCGGCGCCGGCACCGGGACCACGGTGGACGCCAACCGGGCCGCCTTCGACCGATGGCAGGTCGTGCCCCGGGTGCTGCACGGCACCGACCGCCGCGACCTGTCGACGACCGTGCTCGGGACCGACCTGGCGGCCCCGCTCATGCTCGCCCCGGTGGGCGCCGCGGCCCTGGTCGCTCCGGACGCCGACGTGCGGATCGCCGAGGGCGCGCACACCGCCGGCATCCCCTACGTCTTCAGCAGCCAGGGCGGCTGCCCGATGGAGCAGACCGCGTCGGCGATGGCCGGCACGCCCTTCTGGTACCAGCTCTACTGGTCCAGCGACGAGGGTCTCGTCGACTCGATGATCGGCCGGGCCGAGGCGGCCGGCGCGCAGGCGCTCGTCGTCACCCTGGACACCACCATGCTCGGCTGGCGCACCCAGGACCTCGACCTCGGCTCGCTCCCCTTCGCCCGTGGCCAGGGCATCGCCCAGTACACCTCCGACCCCCGCTTCATGGAGCTGGTCCGCGAGCGCCTCGCGGCCAGCACGTCCGGTGGCGCCGCCGGCCTCGGGCTCGACCCGCGCCGACCGCTGCGCCTGGCCCGCGGGGTGGCCGGGGCGGCCGCCGCGCTGCTCTCGATCTCCCGCGCCCACCCGGGACGCACCCTGGACAACCTGCGCTCCCCCGAGCCGCGGGCGGCGGTGGAGACCTTCCTCGACATCTACTCCAACCCGGCGCTGTCCTGGGAGCACCTGGCGACGCTGCGCGAGCGCACCCGGCTGCCGATCGTGCTCAAGGGCGTGCTGCACGAGGACGACGCCCGCCGCGCCCTGGACAGCGGGGTGGACGCGCTCGTTGTGTCGAACCACGGCGGCCGGCAGGTGGACCGGTCGATCGCCGCCCTGGACGCCCTGGTCACCATCCGTGAGGCGGTCGGGCCCGAGGCCACGCTGCTGCTGGACAGCGGGGTGCGCACCGGCGCCGACCTCTTCGTCGCCCTCGCCCTCGGCGCGGACGCCGCCCTGCTCGGTCGCCCGCACGTCTACGGCCTGGCCCTCGACGGGGCCGCCGGGGTGGCCGCGGTGATCGACGCGGTGATCGCCGAGCTCGACCTGACGATGGGCCTGGTCGGCGTCCCCGACATCGCCGGGATCACCCGGGAGCTGCTGCGCCCGGCACCGTGA
- a CDS encoding MBL fold metallo-hydrolase gives MSVRHLDCGTMRPPFVRGGLPCHVLLVERDEGLVLVDSGYGMHDIDRPVVRLGGNRTLMRPVLTAAQTAVHQVRDAGYHPRDVRDIVLTHLDPDHVGGIADFPWARVHVTAAERAAAATPQTAGERARYRPAQLAHHPTLVEHTPDGDAWWGLGAAQEVLPGVVLIALPGHSRGHAAVAVDAGGRWVLHVGDAFYHRSQVTEGGSTPWLLRTMERSMAIDRDRVEQNHRRIAELIARDEPGLLVVNAHDPEMLRDARRVDRGATL, from the coding sequence ATGAGCGTCCGGCACCTCGACTGCGGCACGATGCGACCCCCCTTCGTCCGGGGCGGGCTGCCCTGCCACGTGCTGCTCGTCGAGCGGGACGAGGGCCTGGTGCTCGTCGACTCCGGCTACGGCATGCACGACATCGACCGACCGGTGGTCCGGCTCGGCGGCAACCGCACCCTGATGCGGCCGGTGCTCACCGCCGCGCAGACCGCCGTCCACCAGGTCCGCGACGCCGGCTACCACCCCCGCGACGTCCGCGACATCGTGCTCACCCACCTCGACCCGGACCACGTCGGCGGCATCGCCGACTTCCCCTGGGCCCGGGTGCACGTCACCGCCGCCGAGCGGGCCGCCGCGGCCACCCCGCAGACCGCCGGGGAGCGGGCGCGCTACCGCCCCGCCCAGCTCGCCCACCACCCGACGCTCGTCGAGCACACCCCGGACGGCGACGCCTGGTGGGGGCTCGGCGCCGCCCAGGAGGTGCTGCCCGGGGTCGTGCTCATCGCCCTGCCCGGGCACAGCCGTGGTCACGCCGCGGTCGCCGTCGACGCCGGCGGCCGGTGGGTGCTGCACGTCGGCGATGCCTTCTACCACCGCTCGCAGGTCACCGAGGGCGGCAGCACGCCGTGGCTGCTGCGCACCATGGAGCGCTCGATGGCCATCGACCGCGACCGGGTCGAGCAGAACCACCGACGGATCGCCGAGCTCATCGCCCGGGACGAGCCGGGGCTGCTCGTCGTCAACGCCCACGACCCCGAGATGCTGCGCGACGCACGCCGGGTGGACAGAGGCGCTACGTTGTGA
- a CDS encoding peptidylprolyl isomerase — protein MSTRRAAPFAVALLAGVALAGCGTDSTSPASGSGGSSQAGSGSGSSSSSDSCPPEDGSAERRTSFDEAPPMCIDTAKTYTATMTTDEGEVTIALDDEAAPQTVNNFVVLCRYHFYDGLTFHRVIQGFMAQGGDPAGTGAGGPGYNFADELPDEGYEVGSVAMANAGPNTNGSQFFIVLGDDAAEQLDPSYSLFGEVTGGMDALQAIEKDGSDGEGRPSEVHTIEKVTITES, from the coding sequence ATGAGCACGCGCCGAGCCGCCCCCTTCGCCGTCGCGCTGCTGGCTGGTGTGGCGCTCGCCGGGTGCGGCACGGACAGCACCAGCCCCGCGTCGGGGTCCGGGGGGTCCTCCCAGGCCGGCTCGGGCTCGGGCAGCAGCAGCTCCAGCGACAGCTGTCCCCCCGAGGACGGCTCGGCCGAGCGGCGGACCAGCTTCGACGAGGCGCCGCCGATGTGCATCGACACCGCGAAGACCTACACCGCGACGATGACCACCGACGAGGGCGAGGTGACCATCGCCCTGGACGACGAGGCCGCGCCGCAGACGGTGAACAACTTCGTCGTGCTGTGCCGCTACCACTTCTACGACGGGCTGACCTTCCACCGGGTCATCCAGGGCTTCATGGCCCAGGGCGGCGACCCGGCCGGGACCGGCGCCGGCGGCCCGGGCTACAACTTCGCCGACGAGCTGCCCGACGAGGGCTACGAGGTCGGCTCGGTGGCGATGGCCAACGCCGGCCCGAACACCAACGGCTCGCAGTTCTTCATCGTCCTGGGCGACGACGCGGCCGAGCAGCTCGACCCCTCCTACAGCCTCTTCGGCGAGGTCACCGGGGGGATGGACGCCCTGCAGGCGATCGAGAAGGACGGCTCCGACGGCGAGGGTCGCCCCTCGGAGGTGCACACCATCGAGAAGGTCACCATCACCGAGTCCTGA
- a CDS encoding SRPBCC family protein — MSERIEVQRTIPAAAEAIFAVLTDPQGHVAIDSSGMLQDADGPRVTGVGDRFVVHMDREALGDNDLGRYDVTVIITALEPDREIAWTIEGVIRPPLRHVYGYRLEPVEDGTLVTSYYDWSDLAPEWRDSGVFPVIGELALKGTLGILDRTVRRGYPLASPA, encoded by the coding sequence ATGAGCGAACGCATCGAGGTCCAGCGCACCATCCCGGCGGCGGCCGAGGCGATCTTCGCGGTGCTCACCGACCCGCAGGGTCATGTAGCCATCGACTCCTCCGGGATGCTGCAGGACGCCGACGGCCCGCGGGTCACCGGCGTCGGGGACCGATTCGTCGTGCACATGGACCGGGAGGCGCTGGGCGACAACGACCTCGGCCGCTACGACGTCACCGTGATCATCACCGCCCTCGAGCCGGACCGGGAGATCGCCTGGACGATCGAGGGCGTCATCCGGCCGCCGCTGCGGCACGTCTACGGCTACCGGCTGGAGCCGGTCGAGGACGGCACGCTGGTGACGAGCTACTACGACTGGTCCGACCTCGCGCCGGAGTGGCGCGACTCCGGGGTCTTCCCGGTGATCGGCGAGCTGGCCCTCAAGGGCACCCTCGGCATCCTGGACCGGACCGTCCGCCGGGGCTACCCGCTGGCCAGCCCCGCCTGA